AGGAATGAGGTCGAGGAGAGGGTGCTCGCCCGGATCAGACCAATGCCGGGCGAGGAGGAGGAGATCATCGGGGTCGCAGAGGAGATCATCGATGCGATCAACAGGTCAGGAAGGGCCGAGGCGATGCTCGTCGGTTCGGTGGCGAGGGGTACCTGGGTACGAGGCGACCGCGACCTCGACATCTTCATGCTCCATGACCCGGCACTGCCCCGCGAGTACCTGGAGAAGGAGGGGCTCACCCTCGCACGGGATGTCGCAAAAAAGTTCGGGGAGAGTTGGCGGGAGAAGTATGCCGAGCACCCGTACATCAACGCGACGATCCGGGGTCTCGACGTCGACCTGGTCCCCTGCTACAAGGTGGCGAGCGGGGCCGAGATCAGGAGCGCGGTGGACAGGACGCCCTTCCACACCCGGTATATCAGGGAGAGGATCAGGCCGTTTGCCGACGATGTCCTCCTGCTGAAACAGTTCACGAAGGCAGGCGGGGTCTATGGCTCGGACCAGATGACAGAGGGCTTTGCGGGCTACCTCTGCGAACTCCTGGTCCTGCACTTCGGCGGTTTCACGCCTCTCGTGACGGCGGCGGCGCGGTGGAAGCCGGGCCTGTCCATCGATATCGAGCACCACGCGGTGCGCGAGTTCTCCGAGCCGATGATCGTCGTCGACCCGGTGGACCCGAAGAGGAATGTGGCGGCCTCGGTCTCGATCACCCAGATGTTTTCCTTCGTGGAGCTCTGCCGGGGGTACCTGGAGATGCCGTCGGAGACCTTCTTTTTCCCGCCCCGCCGCGAGGCGCTCGACAGAGAGGACTTTGCCGCGGAACTCGCACGGCGGGGGACGAAGTTGTATGCGGTCTCCTTCGCGACACCGCCCTTCATCCCCGACGTCGTCGTCCCGCAGCTCCGCCGGAGCCTTGAGGGGGTCCGCGCCCTCCTCGAACGCTCGGGCTTTGTGGTGAACCGGGCCGAGGAGGCGATGGGGGAGGAGAGGTGTATCCTCGTCTTCGAACTTTTCTGCGACGAGATGCCGG
This sequence is a window from Methanofollis sp.. Protein-coding genes within it:
- the cca gene encoding CCA tRNA nucleotidyltransferase; translation: MRNEVEERVLARIRPMPGEEEEIIGVAEEIIDAINRSGRAEAMLVGSVARGTWVRGDRDLDIFMLHDPALPREYLEKEGLTLARDVAKKFGESWREKYAEHPYINATIRGLDVDLVPCYKVASGAEIRSAVDRTPFHTRYIRERIRPFADDVLLLKQFTKAGGVYGSDQMTEGFAGYLCELLVLHFGGFTPLVTAAARWKPGLSIDIEHHAVREFSEPMIVVDPVDPKRNVAASVSITQMFSFVELCRGYLEMPSETFFFPPRREALDREDFAAELARRGTKLYAVSFATPPFIPDVVVPQLRRSLEGVRALLERSGFVVNRAEEAMGEERCILVFELFCDEMPGIVRHFGPPVWSRENAAKFAAKWRGEEMFAGPYIEDGRYVVEIARKYTQAADLLRSPEVLGVGLGKHVKKAMDNEWQVLEGPACWDKEFAAFLTAFLRKETALTGILRVSP